In one Dermochelys coriacea isolate rDerCor1 chromosome 20, rDerCor1.pri.v4, whole genome shotgun sequence genomic region, the following are encoded:
- the EEF1AKMT3 gene encoding EEF1A lysine methyltransferase 3, with protein MAASRQPPFCHVEIGGAVAGREPPEAAPEGLEAVFPREVGLFSDAFPEETRYGFCGHVLTIAQHHGARLGVAAPVWEAALTLCKYFEKQKLNFQGKKVIELGAGTGIVGILATLLGGDVTITDLPLALEQIQENVHKNVPAEHLARAKVCALSWGLDHEEFLRDYDFILGADIVYLKDTYPLLIRTLRHLCGPHSTIYLSSKMRQEHSTDVFYEALLPLHFTSELTYRDENENINIYRVTSK; from the exons ATGGCGGCGTCCAGGCAGCCGCCTTTCTGCCACGTGGAGATCGGCGGGGCGGTGGCGGGCCGGGAGCCGCCGGAGGCCGCCCCCGAGGGGCTGGAGGCCGTGTTCCCCCGGGAGGTCGGGCTCTTCTCCGACGCCTTCCCCGAGGAGACCCGCTACGGCTTCTGCGGCCACGTGTTAACCATCGCCCAGCACCACGGGGCCCGGCTCGGGGTGGCAGCGCCCGTCTGGGAGGCG GCTTTAACCCTGTGTAAATATTTTGAGAAGCAGAAGCTCAACTTCCAGGGCAAGAAGGTGATTGAGCTGGGTGCTGGGACGGGCATCGTTGGCATCCTTGCCACACTGCTCG GAGGAGATGTAACCATCACAGATCTCCCTCTGGCTTTGGAGCAGATACAGGAGAACGTCCATAAGAATGTGCCTGCAGAGCATTTGGCTCGGGCCAAAGTTTGTGCTCTGTCTTGGGGTCTGGACCACGAGGAGTTCCTGAGAGACTACGACTTCATCCTGGGCGCAGACATAGTCTACCTGAAAGACACGTACCCTTTGCTAATCAGGACCCTCCGGCATCTCTGTGGCCCTCATTCAACCATCTACCTGTCTTCCAAAATGCGGCAGGAGCACAGCACAGATGTGTTCTACGAGGCGCTGCTCCCACTGCACTTCACTTCAGAACTGACCTATAGAGATGAAAATGAGAACATTAACATATATAGAGTCACCAGCAAGTAG